The following proteins are encoded in a genomic region of Kosakonia oryzae:
- a CDS encoding helix-hairpin-helix domain-containing protein, with the protein MKHGIKALIITLSVACASLSYSALAAPAAAEKAPLSLNKSENASAGKAKVQDMATNADEGGGTRVSINSASAEELAQVMSGVGIKKAQAIVSYRDEYGPFKTLDDLKQVPGMGGTLVERNLAHLKL; encoded by the coding sequence ATGAAACATGGAATCAAAGCACTGATTATTACTCTGAGCGTTGCCTGCGCGTCGCTGAGTTACAGCGCGCTGGCCGCTCCGGCAGCCGCAGAGAAAGCACCGCTCTCGCTGAACAAAAGTGAAAATGCTTCAGCAGGCAAAGCAAAAGTACAGGATATGGCGACCAACGCTGATGAAGGGGGCGGCACGCGGGTAAGTATTAACAGCGCCAGTGCGGAAGAGCTTGCGCAGGTGATGAGCGGTGTCGGCATTAAGAAAGCTCAGGCGATAGTCAGTTATCGCGACGAGTATGGCCCGTTTAAAACGCTCGACGATCTCAAGCAGGTGCCAGGTATGGGCGGTACGCTGGTGGAACGTAATCTGGCGCACTTGAAACTGTAA
- the cof gene encoding HMP-PP phosphatase: MARLAAFDMDGTLLMPDHRLGEQTVTALQRLRERDITLTFATGRHALEMRSLIGSLALDAFLITGNGTRIHSQEGELLFRQDLNPEVAELVLHSTWDTRATVHVFNDSGWLTDNALPELLEAHLLSGFSYQLADLRRLPAHDVTKICFVGDHDDLCRLRIQLNEALGARAHLCFSATDCLEILPPGCNKGSALAALSLSLGLTLQDCMAFGDAMNDREMLESVGHGMIMGNAMPQLREALPHLPVIGHCRNQAVSHFLLHWLDTPNLPYSPE, from the coding sequence ATGGCGCGTTTGGCTGCTTTTGACATGGATGGCACCCTGTTAATGCCCGACCACCGTTTAGGCGAACAAACGGTCACCGCGCTCCAGCGTCTGCGCGAACGGGATATCACCCTGACTTTTGCCACCGGGCGACATGCGCTGGAGATGCGTAGTCTGATCGGCAGCCTGGCACTGGATGCTTTTTTAATAACCGGTAACGGAACGCGCATCCATTCGCAGGAAGGCGAGCTACTGTTCCGTCAGGATCTGAACCCGGAAGTGGCGGAGCTTGTTCTGCACAGCACATGGGATACCCGCGCGACTGTTCACGTATTCAATGATTCCGGCTGGTTGACGGATAATGCGCTGCCAGAGTTGCTGGAGGCGCATCTGCTCAGCGGTTTTTCCTATCAACTGGCCGATCTCAGGCGCTTGCCAGCTCATGATGTGACTAAGATCTGTTTTGTCGGCGATCATGACGATCTCTGCCGCCTGCGCATTCAACTGAATGAGGCGCTGGGAGCGCGCGCGCACTTGTGTTTTTCTGCCACCGATTGTCTGGAAATCCTGCCGCCAGGCTGTAACAAAGGTTCCGCGCTGGCGGCGCTGAGCCTGTCGCTGGGGTTGACGTTGCAGGATTGCATGGCGTTTGGCGACGCGATGAATGACAGAGAGATGCTTGAAAGCGTGGGGCACGGCATGATCATGGGCAACGCCATGCCGCAGTTACGGGAAGCGCTGCCGCATCTACCGGTTATTGGGCACTGCCGTAATCAGGCAGTATCACACTTTTTGCTGCACTGGCTGGACACACCTAATCTTCCTTATTCCCCCGAATGA
- a CDS encoding SgrR family transcriptional regulator — protein sequence MRLLNRLNQYQRLWQISAGETQSASVTELAAHCFCSERHMRTLLRQMQDAGWLRWQAQSGRGKRGELQLLVTPESIRSEMLEQALNTGQQQNALALAQIAPDDLRTLLNPFLGGLWQNETPTLRIPYYRPLDPLVPGFLPGRAEQHLAGQIFSGLTRFVRHSIQPQGDLAHHWDVSEDGLCWRFHLHATLHWHNGDTVTAAQLQESLHRLLQLPALQTLFSSVASIEITHPWCLTFKLHRPDFWLPYRLASYGSRLAHPQQPMVGTGPFRLVTYSRELVRLESHDHYHLGHPFLKAVEFWITPQLFEQDLGTSCRHPVQIAIGEPDELRHLQPVSNGISLGFCYLAQRPGARLSPAQSRRLVQIIHHTSLVQTLPLDENLITPSRELLPGWQMPEWPDEQVPLPAKLTLLYHLPVELHIMAEQLRLYLATLGCELTVIFHDGKNWDGCTQLATADLMMGDRLIGETPEYTLEQWIRCDPLWPNLLSAPQFAHLQATLDAVQRQANERERYQALHDVFNTLMDNATLTPLFNYQYRISAPPGVEGIHLNTRGWFDFAEAWLPAPAR from the coding sequence ATGCGACTCCTCAATCGGCTCAATCAGTACCAACGCCTGTGGCAGATTTCTGCCGGGGAAACACAATCCGCCAGCGTAACCGAACTGGCGGCACACTGTTTTTGCAGCGAGCGGCATATGCGCACACTGCTGCGCCAGATGCAGGACGCTGGCTGGCTGCGCTGGCAAGCGCAATCCGGACGGGGTAAACGCGGTGAGCTGCAGTTGCTGGTCACGCCGGAATCGATACGCAGTGAGATGCTCGAACAGGCGCTCAATACCGGCCAGCAGCAGAACGCACTGGCGCTGGCGCAAATTGCACCGGATGATCTGCGCACATTGCTGAATCCGTTTCTCGGCGGCTTGTGGCAAAACGAAACGCCAACCCTGCGCATTCCCTACTATCGCCCGCTTGATCCCCTCGTTCCCGGTTTTCTTCCCGGACGCGCGGAACAGCATCTTGCCGGGCAGATCTTCAGCGGGCTGACACGTTTTGTCCGTCACAGCATTCAACCGCAGGGCGATTTGGCGCATCACTGGGATGTGAGCGAAGACGGTTTGTGCTGGCGATTCCATTTGCATGCCACGCTGCACTGGCATAACGGTGATACCGTCACGGCTGCGCAGTTGCAGGAGAGCCTGCATCGACTGCTGCAATTGCCGGCGTTGCAAACGTTATTTTCCAGCGTCGCGAGCATTGAAATCACGCATCCCTGGTGTCTGACATTCAAACTGCACCGCCCGGATTTCTGGCTGCCGTACCGGCTTGCCAGCTACGGTAGCCGTCTGGCACATCCGCAGCAGCCTATGGTCGGTACCGGGCCGTTTCGCCTGGTCACGTACAGCCGCGAACTGGTCCGGCTCGAGAGTCACGACCACTATCATCTTGGGCATCCATTCCTGAAGGCGGTGGAGTTCTGGATCACGCCACAGTTGTTTGAGCAGGATTTAGGCACCAGTTGCCGGCATCCGGTACAAATTGCCATTGGCGAGCCGGATGAGCTTCGTCACCTGCAACCCGTCAGTAACGGCATCAGCCTTGGGTTTTGTTATCTTGCCCAGCGACCTGGCGCACGATTGAGCCCGGCGCAGTCGCGCCGTCTGGTACAGATTATCCATCACACCTCGCTGGTACAGACGCTGCCGCTTGACGAGAATCTGATCACGCCCAGCCGTGAGCTCTTACCCGGCTGGCAAATGCCTGAATGGCCAGACGAACAGGTTCCACTGCCAGCGAAACTCACCCTGCTCTACCATTTACCGGTGGAACTGCACATCATGGCGGAGCAACTCAGGCTTTATCTCGCCACGCTCGGCTGTGAACTGACGGTCATTTTCCACGACGGCAAAAACTGGGATGGCTGTACCCAGCTTGCGACTGCAGATTTGATGATGGGAGACCGGCTGATTGGCGAAACGCCGGAATATACCCTTGAGCAGTGGATACGTTGCGACCCGCTATGGCCTAACCTGCTTAGTGCGCCGCAATTCGCGCATTTGCAGGCAACGCTGGATGCCGTGCAGCGCCAGGCGAATGAGCGGGAGCGTTACCAGGCGCTGCACGATGTGTTCAATACGCTGATGGATAATGCCACGCTCACACCGCTGTTTAATTACCAGTACCGTATCAGCGCACCGCCAGGCGTGGAAGGGATCCATCTGAATACGCGCGGCTGGTTTGACTTTGCCGAAGCGTGGCTTCCCGCCCCGGCGCGGTGA
- a CDS encoding SmdB family multidrug efflux ABC transporter permease/ATP-binding protein, whose protein sequence is MRNLARQWPTLKRLLVYGKPWRKSLIKAVLMLWVAAIAEVSGPALISYFIDNMVAKSYLPLALVSGLAAVYVGLQLLAALLHYSQSLLFNQAAVGVVQQLRTDVMDAALRQPLSEFDTQPVGQIISRVTNDTEVIRDLYVTVVATVLRSAALIGAMLVAMFSLDWRMALVAMAIFPAVLIVMLIYQRYSTPIVRRMRAYLADINDGFNEIINGMGVIQQFRQQARFGERMGDASRSHYLARMQTLRLDGFLLRPLLSLFSALVLCGLLMLFGFSSVGTVEVGVLYAFISYLGRLNEPLIELTTQQSMLQQAVVAGERVFELMDRPRQSYGDDDTPLHSGAIDIENVSFAYRDDQLVLQDISLSVEPRSFVALVGHTGSGKSTLASLLMGYYPLTQGEIRLDGRPLSALSHTALRKGVAMVQQDPVVLADSFFANVTLGRDISEAQVWQALETVQLAELARGMSAGIHTRLGEQGNNLSVGQKQLLALARVLVDTPRILILDEATANIDSGTEQAIQHALAAVRKQTTLVVIAHRLSTIVEAETILVLHRGQAVERGTHQQLLAAKGRYWQMYQLQLAGEELAASAREESLIA, encoded by the coding sequence ATGCGTAATCTCGCACGACAATGGCCGACGCTGAAACGCCTGCTGGTGTATGGCAAACCGTGGCGCAAATCGTTAATCAAAGCGGTGTTGATGCTGTGGGTTGCGGCGATTGCGGAAGTCTCCGGCCCGGCTCTGATCAGCTACTTTATCGATAATATGGTGGCGAAAAGTTACCTGCCGCTTGCGCTGGTCTCCGGGCTGGCGGCGGTTTATGTCGGCCTGCAACTGCTGGCGGCGCTGCTGCACTACAGTCAGTCGCTGCTGTTTAACCAGGCGGCGGTCGGCGTGGTACAGCAACTGCGTACCGATGTGATGGATGCCGCGCTGCGCCAGCCATTGAGCGAATTTGATACCCAGCCGGTCGGGCAGATTATCTCCCGCGTGACCAACGACACCGAAGTGATCCGCGATCTTTATGTCACGGTGGTCGCGACGGTGCTGCGCAGCGCCGCGTTGATTGGCGCGATGCTGGTCGCTATGTTCAGCCTGGACTGGCGGATGGCGCTGGTGGCGATGGCGATTTTCCCGGCGGTGCTGATCGTCATGTTGATCTATCAGCGCTATAGCACGCCGATTGTGCGCCGGATGCGTGCCTACCTTGCAGACATTAACGATGGCTTTAACGAAATCATTAACGGCATGGGCGTGATTCAGCAGTTCCGCCAGCAGGCGCGCTTTGGTGAACGTATGGGCGATGCCAGCCGTTCCCACTATCTTGCGCGCATGCAAACTCTGCGGCTGGATGGCTTTCTGCTGCGCCCGCTGCTGAGTCTTTTTTCTGCGCTGGTGCTGTGCGGGCTGCTGATGCTGTTTGGTTTCTCCTCCGTGGGAACAGTGGAGGTCGGCGTACTGTATGCGTTTATCAGCTATCTTGGCCGTCTGAATGAACCGTTGATTGAGCTGACGACGCAGCAATCGATGTTGCAGCAGGCGGTTGTCGCGGGCGAGCGTGTGTTCGAACTGATGGATCGGCCGCGCCAGTCTTATGGTGACGATGATACGCCGCTACACAGTGGCGCCATTGATATTGAGAATGTTTCGTTTGCCTACCGCGACGATCAACTGGTGCTGCAGGATATTTCGCTATCGGTTGAGCCGCGCAGCTTTGTCGCCTTAGTGGGGCATACCGGCAGCGGGAAAAGTACGCTTGCCAGCCTGTTGATGGGTTACTACCCGCTCACGCAGGGTGAGATCCGCCTCGACGGAAGGCCGCTCTCTGCGCTCAGCCATACGGCGCTGCGCAAAGGCGTGGCGATGGTGCAACAGGATCCGGTGGTGCTGGCGGACAGCTTTTTCGCCAACGTGACGTTGGGGCGTGATATCAGCGAAGCGCAGGTATGGCAGGCGCTGGAGACGGTACAACTGGCGGAACTGGCGCGCGGTATGAGTGCGGGTATTCATACCCGGCTCGGCGAGCAGGGGAATAATCTCTCGGTTGGGCAAAAACAACTGCTGGCGCTGGCGCGCGTGCTGGTCGATACGCCACGGATCCTGATCCTCGATGAGGCAACGGCAAATATCGACTCCGGTACCGAGCAGGCAATCCAGCATGCGCTGGCGGCGGTGCGTAAACAGACCACGCTGGTGGTGATCGCCCACCGTTTATCGACCATTGTTGAGGCCGAAACTATTCTTGTGTTACATCGCGGGCAGGCGGTGGAGCGCGGGACGCACCAGCAATTGTTGGCCGCGAAAGGGCGCTACTGGCAGATGTACCAACTGCAACTGGCCGGGGAAGAACTGGCGGCCAGCGCGCGAGAAGAGTCGCTTATCGCCTGA
- a CDS encoding Lrp/AsnC family transcriptional regulator → MLDKVDRKLLSLLQQDCSLSLQALADAVNLTTTPCWKRLKRLEDDGILLGRVAVLDAEKVGLNLTAFVLIKTQHHSSDWYCRFVSEVTPMPEVLGFWRMAGEYDYLLRVQVADMKHYDDFYKKLVNSVPGLSDVTSSFAMEQIKYTTALPIE, encoded by the coding sequence ATGTTAGATAAAGTTGACCGCAAGCTGCTCTCCCTGCTGCAACAGGATTGTTCGCTCTCTTTGCAGGCGCTGGCAGATGCCGTTAATCTGACCACCACTCCCTGCTGGAAACGTCTTAAGCGGCTGGAAGACGACGGGATTTTGCTCGGTCGTGTCGCGGTGCTGGATGCTGAAAAAGTGGGGCTGAATTTGACCGCTTTCGTGCTAATTAAAACCCAGCACCATAGCAGCGACTGGTATTGCCGCTTTGTCAGCGAAGTGACGCCAATGCCGGAAGTGCTTGGTTTCTGGCGCATGGCGGGGGAGTATGATTATCTGCTGCGCGTGCAGGTGGCAGACATGAAACACTATGACGACTTTTATAAGAAGCTGGTGAACAGCGTGCCGGGGCTGTCAGATGTCACTTCTAGCTTCGCCATGGAACAGATAAAATACACCACGGCTTTACCCATTGAATAA
- a CDS encoding YbgC/FadM family acyl-CoA thioesterase — protein sequence MQTQIKVRGFHLDVYQHVNNARYLEFLEEARWDGLENNDSFKWMTANNIAFVVVNININYRRPAVLGDLLTVTSHVQQINGKSGVLSQIVTLEPEGQVVADALVTFVCIDLKSQKALALEGELREKLENMIRAGD from the coding sequence ATGCAGACACAAATCAAAGTTCGCGGTTTTCATCTCGATGTTTACCAGCACGTCAATAATGCTCGCTATCTGGAGTTTCTCGAAGAGGCTCGCTGGGACGGGCTTGAGAATAACGACAGCTTTAAATGGATGACGGCCAATAACATTGCTTTCGTGGTGGTGAACATCAATATCAACTATCGCCGTCCGGCGGTGCTCGGTGATTTGCTTACTGTCACCAGCCATGTACAGCAGATCAACGGTAAAAGCGGCGTTTTAAGCCAGATCGTCACGCTGGAACCGGAAGGACAGGTGGTTGCTGATGCGTTGGTGACATTTGTCTGCATCGATCTGAAAAGCCAGAAGGCGCTGGCATTAGAAGGGGAACTGCGGGAAAAACTGGAGAATATGATCCGCGCAGGCGATTAA
- the queC gene encoding 7-cyano-7-deazaguanine synthase QueC: MKRAVVVFSGGQDSTTCLVQALQQYDEVHCVTFDYGQRHRAEIDVARELALTLGARAHKVLDVTLLNELAVSSLTRDSIPVPDYEPDATGIPNTFVPGRNILFLTLAAVYAYQVQAEAVITGVCETDFSGYPDCRDEFVKALNHAVNLGLAKDIRFETPLMWINKAETWALADYWGKLDLVRSETLTCYNGIKGDGCGHCAACNLRANGLQHYLADKSGVMAAMKQKTGLK; encoded by the coding sequence ATGAAACGTGCCGTTGTCGTGTTCAGTGGCGGACAAGACTCCACAACTTGCCTGGTGCAGGCATTGCAGCAGTATGACGAAGTGCATTGCGTCACCTTTGATTACGGCCAGCGCCACCGCGCAGAGATCGACGTTGCCCGCGAACTGGCGTTAACGCTGGGCGCCCGTGCGCACAAAGTGCTGGATGTCACCTTGCTTAATGAACTGGCGGTCAGCAGCCTGACACGCGACAGCATTCCGGTGCCGGACTATGAGCCTGATGCCACCGGTATTCCAAATACCTTCGTGCCGGGGCGTAATATTCTGTTTCTGACGCTGGCGGCAGTGTATGCATATCAAGTGCAGGCTGAAGCCGTGATCACTGGCGTTTGTGAAACCGATTTTTCCGGTTATCCGGATTGCCGCGATGAGTTTGTTAAAGCTCTTAACCATGCGGTCAATCTTGGCCTGGCGAAAGATATCCGCTTTGAAACCCCGCTGATGTGGATCAATAAAGCCGAAACCTGGGCGCTGGCAGATTATTGGGGCAAACTGGATTTGGTACGTAGCGAAACGCTGACCTGCTATAACGGCATTAAAGGCGATGGCTGCGGCCATTGCGCAGCCTGCAACCTGCGCGCCAACGGCCTGCAACATTACCTCGCGGATAAAAGCGGCGTGATGGCAGCCATGAAACAGAAAACCGGATTGAAATAA
- a CDS encoding PLP-dependent cysteine synthase family protein translates to MNCNWVKYAINEINADAQRSADTHLIRLMLPAFPGINLYLKDESTHPTGSLKHRLARSLFLYGLCNGWIKEGTTIIEASSGSTAVSEAWFARLLGLPFIAVMPYCTAKRKIEQIEFYGGRCHFVDSACEIYAESERLAKELNGHYMDQFTFAERATDWRGNNNIADSIFRQMKNEPHPVPDYIVMSAGTGGTSATIGRYIRSQGYGTQLMVVDPENSVFLDYWQQRDASLRSTTGSKIEGIGRPRVEPSFIADVVDEMLRVPDAASVATAQWLETQIGRKVGASTGTNMWGALQLAARMRDEGRSGSIVTLLCDSGERYLETYYNPQWVAANIGDIDPWRAEIARLTA, encoded by the coding sequence ATGAATTGCAATTGGGTCAAATACGCTATCAACGAAATTAACGCCGATGCACAGCGTTCTGCGGATACGCACCTTATTCGCCTGATGCTGCCAGCTTTTCCGGGAATCAATCTCTATCTGAAAGATGAAAGCACGCATCCGACCGGTAGCCTGAAACACCGGCTGGCACGCTCATTGTTCCTGTATGGTTTGTGTAACGGTTGGATCAAAGAAGGCACGACCATTATTGAGGCCTCATCCGGTTCAACTGCCGTCTCCGAAGCCTGGTTCGCACGGTTGTTGGGGCTGCCCTTTATCGCGGTCATGCCTTACTGCACCGCTAAACGCAAAATCGAGCAGATCGAGTTTTATGGCGGCCGCTGCCATTTTGTTGACAGCGCCTGTGAGATCTATGCGGAATCGGAACGGCTGGCAAAAGAGCTGAACGGACATTATATGGATCAGTTCACGTTTGCTGAACGTGCAACCGACTGGCGCGGCAACAACAATATTGCCGACAGTATCTTCCGTCAGATGAAAAATGAGCCACATCCGGTGCCGGATTACATTGTGATGAGTGCAGGCACCGGCGGCACCTCAGCGACCATTGGCCGCTATATTCGCAGCCAGGGCTACGGCACGCAGTTGATGGTCGTGGATCCGGAAAACTCGGTGTTCCTTGATTACTGGCAGCAGCGCGACGCCAGCCTGCGCAGCACAACAGGCAGCAAAATCGAAGGGATTGGCCGTCCGCGCGTGGAACCTTCTTTTATTGCCGACGTGGTGGATGAGATGCTGCGGGTTCCCGATGCCGCCAGTGTGGCAACGGCGCAGTGGCTGGAAACGCAAATCGGCCGCAAAGTGGGCGCCTCCACCGGTACCAATATGTGGGGCGCGCTACAGCTTGCCGCGCGGATGCGCGACGAAGGACGCAGCGGTTCTATCGTGACGTTGCTGTGTGACAGCGGCGAGCGGTATCTGGAAACCTACTACAATCCGCAATGGGTGGCGGCAAACATCGGCGATATCGATCCCTGGCGCGCGGAAATCGCCCGTCTGACAGCATAA
- a CDS encoding SmdA family multidrug ABC transporter permease/ATP-binding protein, giving the protein MRLFAQLGWYFRREWQRYLGAVALLIIIAILQLIPPKVVGVIVDGVTEQHYTTSQVWMWIGVLVAVAVVTYLLRYVWRVWLFGASYQLAVELREDFYRQLSRQHPEFYLRHRTGDLMARATNDVDRVVFAAGEGVLTLVDSLVMGCVVLVVMSTQISWQLTLLSLLPMPVMALVIKRYGDQLHQRFKLAQAAFSALNDRTQESMTSIRMIKAFGLEDRQSALFAAEAADTGAKNMRVARVDARFDPTIYIAIGLANMLAIGGGSWMIVHGTLTLGQLTSFAMYLGLMIWPMLALAWMFNIVERGSAAYSRIRDMLAEAPVVNDGNEPVPEGRGNLAVAIREFRYPQTESAALNNVNVLLTPGQMLGICGPTGAGKTTLLALIQRHFDVGQGDIRFHNIPLQQLKLDAWRSRLAVVNQTPFLFSDTVGNNIALGKPGATQEEIEHVAKLASVHDDILRLPQGYDTEVGERGVMLSGGQKQRISIARALLLNAEILILDDALSAVDGRTEHQILHNLRQWGEGRTVIISAHRLSALTEASEILVMQHGHIAQRGQHEQLARQPGWYRDMYRYQQLEAALNDVPQEAADA; this is encoded by the coding sequence GTGCGATTATTTGCCCAGTTAGGCTGGTACTTTCGCCGGGAGTGGCAACGCTACCTCGGCGCAGTGGCCTTACTTATCATTATTGCTATTCTGCAACTCATTCCGCCCAAAGTGGTGGGGGTGATTGTCGATGGCGTAACCGAACAGCATTACACCACATCACAGGTGTGGATGTGGATTGGCGTACTGGTCGCGGTCGCTGTCGTCACCTATCTGCTGCGTTATGTCTGGCGCGTCTGGTTGTTCGGCGCTTCTTATCAACTGGCCGTGGAGCTGCGTGAAGATTTCTACCGGCAGTTGAGCCGCCAGCATCCGGAGTTTTACCTGCGTCACCGTACCGGTGATTTAATGGCGCGAGCAACGAACGACGTCGATCGCGTCGTGTTTGCTGCCGGTGAAGGCGTGTTGACGTTAGTGGATTCGCTGGTGATGGGCTGCGTGGTGCTGGTGGTGATGTCGACGCAAATTAGCTGGCAATTAACGCTGCTGTCGCTGCTACCGATGCCGGTTATGGCGCTGGTTATCAAGCGTTACGGCGATCAGTTGCACCAGCGTTTTAAGTTGGCGCAGGCGGCCTTCTCCGCGCTTAACGATCGCACGCAGGAGAGCATGACCAGTATCCGCATGATCAAAGCCTTCGGCCTGGAGGATCGCCAGTCGGCGCTGTTTGCGGCGGAAGCCGCCGACACCGGGGCGAAAAATATGCGCGTCGCTCGTGTTGATGCGCGTTTTGATCCAACCATTTACATTGCGATTGGCCTGGCGAATATGCTGGCGATTGGCGGCGGTAGCTGGATGATTGTCCACGGTACGCTGACGCTCGGTCAGCTCACCAGTTTTGCCATGTATCTGGGGCTGATGATTTGGCCGATGCTGGCACTGGCGTGGATGTTTAATATCGTGGAGCGCGGAAGTGCGGCTTACAGCCGAATTCGCGACATGCTGGCAGAAGCGCCGGTAGTGAATGACGGCAATGAGCCAGTGCCGGAAGGGCGCGGCAATCTGGCTGTCGCTATTCGCGAATTTCGCTATCCACAAACGGAAAGCGCCGCGCTGAATAATGTTAACGTGCTGCTGACGCCGGGCCAGATGCTGGGCATCTGCGGGCCGACCGGTGCCGGGAAAACTACCTTGCTGGCATTAATTCAGCGCCATTTTGACGTCGGGCAGGGGGATATTCGTTTCCACAATATTCCTCTTCAGCAATTGAAGCTGGATGCCTGGCGCAGCCGTCTGGCAGTGGTGAATCAGACGCCGTTCCTCTTCTCCGATACGGTGGGCAATAACATTGCGTTAGGCAAACCCGGCGCTACGCAGGAAGAGATTGAACACGTGGCGAAGCTTGCCAGCGTGCATGACGACATTCTGCGTCTGCCGCAGGGCTACGATACGGAAGTGGGCGAGCGCGGCGTGATGCTTTCTGGCGGCCAAAAACAGCGCATTTCGATTGCACGCGCACTGCTGCTCAATGCCGAGATCCTGATCCTGGATGATGCGCTATCGGCCGTTGACGGTCGCACCGAACATCAAATTTTGCATAACCTGCGCCAGTGGGGCGAAGGGCGCACAGTCATTATCAGTGCGCATCGCCTGTCGGCGCTAACGGAAGCCAGCGAGATTTTAGTCATGCAGCATGGACATATAGCCCAGCGCGGTCAGCATGAGCAGCTTGCGCGCCAGCCGGGCTGGTATCGCGATATGTATCGCTACCAGCAACTGGAAGCTGCGTTGAATGACGTACCGCAGGAGGCCGCCGATGCGTAA